TGGCTTATTTTCCAAATCGTCATTTTtctagtttttttttcagttttttttccagttttttttcagttttttttccagttttttttcagttttttttccagttttttttcagttttttttccagttttttttcagtttttttttttttttgattttctCCTATCCTTACTTCGTACGGAGCAAAGGGAAATAtcattttaatttcatcTTCAAATGTGCtgatcattttcattatattgtaaaaaatgaaagacAAGCAAATGGGAAAACTAAGTTATGATAAGTGCTTAGATggaaatattgtttttcgACTGTTCTTATTTAGCTTATATTAtccttttgtttttttgttttgctTGCTTTGATGTATTCATTCGCTAATCAGTTCAATACCAAGCATGGCGTAAATACACTAGTGCAAGGGATAATGGAATGgagttatatatttgttttgttaaatgggaaaataaatttttttttttaataatagtaCTAGCTCTATCtatatacacataataaatttttaaggaaataaaaatgagtggtatgtgtttttttttcaatatattatcaagCCCATACCCAAAAATATGCCTTTTTCTAAACATTcgcatatatttatataaaaaaaataaaaaatatttcacaTAAATGTAcgaaaatattattgtgCTATATCACATActttcaaatttttatattataagaaaattggtaaagtatataaaaaaaaagaaataaaagtataGAAGGCAAAGCACAATAAAATGGATAAAACACACAATTACACAAGTactttttacattttagattttaatttatgtcaaaattattcaaaCAAATTCTGGAGCTTTTTAAAACAATCGCCAACTgaagatataataattattaggTATGTTATGTATACTgccatttattattattattattattattattatcacaaAAATGGAAATGAAACATGTGTGTGTGTTTTATTCTTGTTTAttctacatttttatatattttaaaaatatatttaacgatagagaaaataagaaaggtgaatttatttttgatgatatttatttttcacattttaaAACTGTGtcaaaattgtatattacatatacatatatgtataactttttttttctacttATAGTTTTAAGAATTATTTCGAAAAAGAGCTAGTTCACTTGGTTAAATTAAGtcttaaaaatgaaatagaaTGGATAGAAggttataaatttataaatttgaaaaattttgaGAACTGcccatttatttttttagtaaaaggatatttatataacgAAATTCATgatgtatattttaaaaatattcaaattgcaacaaaaaaagtttatggaaaaatatataaatatattttaaaatcatatttttataattttgtaaaaaataaatggaaCCAAATTAAATTGTGCGAAAATATACAAACAGATGATATTTTTGAGGATAATTTGAATATCTTTAAagagcaaaaaaaaaaaaaaaaaaaaaaatatgttaataaattagTTCGTTATGAATATccttttaaaaatagaatTATCCATGCATCATCaaatagtaatatatataactattcgataaataaaatagttttgataaataattttgtcgataaaaataagcatTATTCTATTACCCATGAAAAGGCAAAtgctataaaaaatttgaatgGCTTGTTACGGACATATAGTAGCGAGTtgtgttataaaaaaaaaaataaagataataataattatatatattcatattttggaaataaattatacaataaaaatgggaaagatttaaataattttagtTGTATTGCATTTAagattaaaaatacaagTTTGTGTGTATGCTTGGCAAATATAGATTTGTTTGAATATGTTGATGacttaaattattataaatatttattttccagATATagaaaagaagaaaatgtggaaaaaaataaaaatgcaaaaagTAACTATACGAAATATTGCCTAAATTATTATGCTATGTGCTGTAAGCAactttataattattttataaataagttAATTTTCgaaacacaaaaaaaagatatttGGTTATTCAACaatgatattattattttcttaggatttgaaaaaaatatccttattgaaaaaaaaaaaaatgaaataaggaatataataaatgattaTTCTATTTTCCCTgacaaaaattttattattctaaataaaaaaaaaaaaaaaaaatttattcaaGCCAAAGCTTATTCGACATTAATTTTTCCTGATAAGGGTTTACAGGAATTTAAATTGATTGGCTTTAGAGTTATATgcaatttatttatgaatattaaaaattataataacatgaataatattcataataatagtattataaaaaaaactgaTAGCCATAttaagaaaaatgaaataaaaaattttatttcactaTCGCCAAATTTTATAGACTTGAATGTCATTCATACttatcaaatatatcaaaCAAGTTTTActttatattatgaatGTAATGGAATAACTTCtcgaaatatatatatttcaaatattaatcacaaaaataatgatttaaCAAGTACACATATTAATGCTAATCATTCTAACACGTCAGGTTCTAATAaagttgaaaaaaaacacactCCATTCAATTGCGAAAATGGGCCTAAAGCGAAAAGGGAACATGAAGTATTTGCCAATGAacaagaaaataataatacaaataatgtTGGCACAAAAGATAGTCAGTTTTCAATTTTGTGTGaagataatttaaaaaaaaatacatttgaCAAATGGCATACTAATATAAGTAACAtttttagtaaaaaaaagaatagtACTAAATCtgaaattgtaaaaaaaaacgacaATGGTTGTAGAtcatatgaaataaaaaacttaaatcctaaaaatataaaaaaaaataaggatataaatatattttgtaataataatagtgtTAAAATTGGGGATACAATTCCAGAGAAACTGTATTTTTCCATACTTTGTTttgataaaacaaataactGTACTATTccattaaatttatattcatttttgcACGTTAAGGAAAATAGtatattcaaatatttcgagcaaaatatatgttttaaaaataataaaagtaacattggtaaaaaatattattttgatattttaagacatatatgtatttatcCATATAAAGGTGTTTTACAGCCAAATAGTAAACaagtaataaaattgcatatatatattgaacATTTACtaaaagaaattaaaaaaatggaagggttttttgttattataatacatatacacaattatatgaaaaatttatttattacatttaaGTATACtttgataaataatatactttttacatttataaatgaaaatagtgAACAAAAATCTGTAAAACAAATTCAAAGCAAATTAAATtcacaaaatgaaaaaatagcTAAATTCATTTACACACACACTAAAGCAAACTTATCAATACataatcaaataaaaaaaacatcatataatttgaaacaatttataataataaaaaagaaatataagaaagaacgtattaatatgaaaataactgttaataaaaataattttaataaattttgttctcctaattttgaaaagttgtttttatttttattttttacccTAGAacattatgaaaaaaagtTGCACACTAATGTGGATGAACTAGAGGAagatgttttttattttttaaaaacatcatatatagataattataatattatttatttatttgataagTTTGCTGATAACAATTCAAAAGGaaaaatttacaatttgaattttatgaaaaaaaattgtttattcCAAGAAATGTATAAAGGGACTAGTGAAGGGAGTAGCAAATATGatatgcataaaataaatgaattcattttaaaaatagaacgaaatatgaaaatagacgaaaatatttcaataaatttgattttatttttatgtgaagaattattatatataataaataaaagtatgatatattttaatataacagattatataagaaatatatataataatttttctatgaataaaataaaaaaaatgaatataattttttataatattttaaaacaatcaccatctatattttataaaaatatttttttactttttatttcattttttaaaaaattatttttttattttattcaattgtctatacataatttttatgtattggTTATGAAGAAGACaccatattttttccttaatACCTTAGAAaaggaaaagaaaaaaaaagaaaaaattattcttaattattatttccatgCCTTTTTGCATgcttttcattttttttatgtatcttttttgtgttatttatcttgtttttttttgagttTTTTGGATATATCAATAGCGCTTGATTTAGCACACCATATACTATTCTATATGTAGAATATTGTgctatatatttctatgtttttataatttcattACTTTTGTGTATagaaaattaattaaaagtatagctttattattttttttgtatttttcttcaataataattttgatttataCTTTGTTGGTTCAAAatattgatttatttttctgtttttttttgtatatcgTATTATATACGCACAcgaaaatatatgaatgtaGTTAATATACAACTTCGTAATAAATACCAACTATTTCTTTAacactaaaaaaatagaaaatgtaattatatggccataatgaattttacaatatataaataataccAGAAATAAAGTAAAGaaataaagaaaagaaatattataacaataaaGATATCAAGAATAtccataaatatatttactatacatatattatatatatgtaataattcTGTACATAATTTCCCTTCTGTATCCATTGATAAAGCATTACAGCTGCAtgttatcattttttttttttttttttatttcattttttttgccaatttaaaaaaataattttaatctaataaattgtaatttaaaatatattgaaaatggggaaaaaaagtaaaatatgttatactacataaaatacattcattttttttattaaatgtatGAAATGACCcccaaaatataataccaacatatataatttaaataggGAATTCGCTCGCTCCTTTGAAATTAATCAAATTTCCAGAAAACATTCTCGGCACTTTtgtatgtatatgtatagtattgcatgtatatatatatataaaataactttttttttccgaATTTTTGaagaattttttattatataaaaaatttcaaaTATTAGTAGGATGCATATTTCAcaaagtaataataatatataattataataccgcattattatttgatcGCTTTGTATTTcctattttatcaaaacTCACGAATTACCACGTTAGCTACTACGATTATATTGCCACAATTATTTGctgttattatattatttaaaatgaGCGGTATATCAGGCCCCCTTCCAAGCAATGAAAGCACAAATAGGATTGCAATTTATggaatattaatatataaatataattccTCTCATcctatttttttgtctGCTAGTGTAGATTTATCATCATTTCCATTCTTTCATAGATCTTCGTTAAAagaacatattttttttcattcaaGATTAGTATGTAGTAGAACACAGAAAGGAAATAGGGAAGTTATTGAATTAGAATCAGGGATTGGCCATctacatatttatacaaacaaagaaaatgatataagTGTTTTAGTATTGACTACTAAATCATATCCTATGAGAATTGCCTTTGGTTTAATAGACAATactcaaaaaatatttcaacaAAAATGTAGAGGACAATATGAGCATGTCATTTCAGATTTGAGTGAAGGTATGTTATTTACGACTGAGCTAAATGAATTGTTAAAGAAATATCAAAACCCTTTAGAAGCTGATCGACTTTCAAGAGTACAAAAAGATCTTGATGAAGTTAGAGATGTTAtgcttaaaaatattgaggACCTTTTACAAAGGGGTGAAAAACTTGATgatttaatgaaaaagagTCAAGACCTTTCTAATTCATCCTACCAGTTTTACAGGTATGCCCACCCTTCACAACTTGCACATAATTTGTCTTCTTTGCATTCATCGCTTTactttatttgttttttttatctttttttattttttttatttttaggCAAGCCAAGAAAAACAATCAATGCTGCAAATTGTATTGATGatcaatttttaaaaacaaaagtaATATCTATAGACTGAATAAAATGGGGCAAATGCACTTTACTATATAACACAattgtattatatgtatagccattttaattctttttaataatatgatttGTTAGTAAATATTACTACTTTCCTTGAAgccatatattaatatacttgtaataatattatacgGGGAATTAACTAAAGGAAATgatattttgttcatttcataaaaataatataaaaatagaaaagaGAACAAATtactatataataataccCATGAGAATCATATATTATCGaagaattttattttaaaatttaatacattttgatatttctataaaaaatatgcgcATAAATAAAGTAAAAGGAGGAATAATTAGGTTacataaatgaaaattaatttatatgttcattcttttattttttggggGTTATGAAATTTCCTTTTTCTGTTTCTTTACCCACACACacataaaacaaaaattgcATAAATGTTAATAATGAGATATTAAACTAATATTTGTAATGATGCTTTTTTCacgtatatttttttgttacataaaaagtatatttaaaaaatttttatttttcattaattatatacttataaatttttattttgatgtcttgttcttaatttttcaaataaaaaattattttttttagaatttGTATGAAATTACTTTTAAacgataaaataaataagaaataaatatattatttaattaattacTAAATGCTTTTCGCTATATCGCTATCAATGTTGATGTTATCTTTAATTGGCCAAAAACAAAAACGATCTTAAGTTCGATTTTCAGATAATATGCTTGCTTTATCGActtaaaattgttttatattaaggaatttttattatagaATGTATTTTGTACTATCCATTTGTATTcccatttattattttacatcATGGGTGCTCTGTATTATGTGTATTTAGATAgttcaatatattttattattattttttattattattatttcttttactAGCCATTTAATAATCCTTAAACGGGCTTGCACACCTTTTAGCTAGCTCTATACTACTGATGGCTCgttcataaaaattgtatctTGCATGcctaatttaaaaaataaaataataaaaaataaaaaataaaataataataaaatctTGCATTACGCATATTGCTCTAATAAAATGCTATGCAGCGTACCTGAGTATATATCAAAAGATTTTAAAACTTCCtcgaaaataaaaaaagtgcCACATATGACCAGAACAGAATTGTCTTTGCAGCACTCCAAAAATGCATTTCTTACAATAAGAGGAATTGTacctttaaaaaaaaaatattttctttgaaaattaataccaaatataagcatatatatttgtttatgtataatgatgtatatatttggtAATATTATAGATCATACctcttttatataatttattgttATCAATTAAATTTCcaattttttccttttctgCTATTAACCATCGGTTAACTTTTTTTGAactatttaatatatgctTCTTTAATTCACGATCTATGTATGCATCATCATTTATCATTTCCACAATTTCATCAAAGTCATATGTCCGCTCATTGACTGATGGCAAGTAAAAAACATCctgttattaaaaataaccaaacaaacaaatatgtgtatttcaccgaaatgcatatattgaataaacaaaagaattatttatacctTTAAGACATCAGGAAATTGTGCAATTAATGGTtggaatatatttaaattccTAGGTTTAGTTAGAGATATGCACActcttattattttgtctTTATGAAAACAGTTAACATCTCGACATAGTCTATCAATAGCGGTTTCATTATGACCCACATCCATTATAACAGCATTAGGATAAGATAAAatagtattattttctatcaTTTCCATTTGTGtgtactttttttttatatgctcCATTTGTTCTTCAGCTAAATATTGTATTCTCAGTGGAGGTTTGATAGGAATGATTGATTTTAAAACGCTAtctacatttatatttaatatttttaaagatTCTATAGCTATTCTcgtattttcttcattataCGTTTCCCCTCTAGGTTCTGGGGGAacaatatgtatattacaATTTAATTCTTTTGCCTTTTCaaaaacatttatatatatagaaacGGATGGACCGATTATAACTTGAGCATCCTTCTTAAATATtccaattttttcattacaTATTTGATTCAAATCATTtcctaatatatttaaatgatcATAACCAATTGATGTAATTATAACTAATTCTGGTTTTTCCAAAATGTTGGTTGCATCCAATCTTCCTCCTAGTCCAGTTTCAATAACTGCATAatctacatttttattagaaaaatatataaaagcaACTAGAGTTataatttcaaaaaatgttGGACtcgaatttattttctttgcTTTTTTAAATACTTCATTAACTAAAGCGATTAAATCATTTTCACTTATTGGTTCATCATTTACAATTATTCTTTCTCTtaaggaaaatatatgaggagatgaaaatattcccactttataattttttaatttgagtcctaaataaattttatgacACACCGATCCTTTCCCATTTGTACCAGCTACATGAATAGTTTTATAATTCTTATAAGGATTACCAAATAATTCActcaatttttttgtacATCCAAGGCCTAGTTTGATTGAGTGcgttttatataattgttcCAAACATTCATTATACGTTTTTATA
This DNA window, taken from Plasmodium berghei ANKA genome assembly, chromosome: 13, encodes the following:
- a CDS encoding SNARE protein, putative; the protein is MSGISGPLPSNESTNRIAIYGILIYKYNSSHPIFLSASVDLSSFPFFHRSSLKEHIFFHSRLVCSRTQKGNREVIELESGIGHLHIYTNKENDISVLVLTTKSYPMRIAFGLIDNTQKIFQQKCRGQYEHVISDLSEGMLFTTELNELLKKYQNPLEADRLSRVQKDLDEVRDVMLKNIEDLLQRGEKLDDLMKKSQDLSNSSYQFYRQAKKNNQCCKLY
- a CDS encoding dihydrofolate synthase/folylpolyglutamate synthase, putative, translating into MEGDIKTYNECLEQLYKTHSIKLGLGCTKKLSELFGNPYKNYKTIHVAGTNGKGSVCHKIYLGLKLKNYKVGIFSSPHIFSLRERIIVNDEPISENDLIALVNEVFKKAKKINSSPTFFEIITLVAFIYFSNKNVDYAVIETGLGGRLDATNILEKPELVIITSIGYDHLNILGNDLNQICNEKIGIFKKDAQVIIGPSVSIYINVFEKAKELNCNIHIVPPEPRGETYNEENTRIAIESLKILNINVDSVLKSIIPIKPPLRIQYLAEEQMEHIKKKYTQMEMIENNTILSYPNAVIMDVGHNETAIDRLCRDVNCFHKDKIIRVCISLTKPRNLNIFQPLIAQFPDVLKDVFYLPSVNERTYDFDEIVEMINDDAYIDRELKKHILNSSKKVNRWLIAEKEKIGNLIDNNKLYKRGTIPLIVRNAFLECCKDNSVLVICGTFFIFEEVLKSFDIYSGMQDTIFMNEPSVV